In Alteromonas naphthalenivorans, one DNA window encodes the following:
- a CDS encoding TolC family outer membrane protein, with protein sequence MKKILTFCLLGLVTISLSAQESSPGMGSASLEQYVSKTINSNPEIQASWRQLQIAMKDVDIAKSGYLPSVDVLASSAYTERNYGLDQDYAGHTAEIRLTQLLYDGFFTSSEVSRFKQAQVVRYYELMGEIEQKSLEASLAYIDVQLYRELLSLAEKNLITHVDVFKQIEESVIAGVGRRADLEQISGRLSLSESNVLTELSNLHDVTARFLRLVGEKPAEELADVSLSDAMPESVEMEVEAILLAAYETSPSFNATIYNIDAQRFAIDSARSRYHPQINLTASYGAQTRDEAALNNTISEASVGVNFSYNIYNGGADRAAIRQALSQVDLAKDLRDKACIDMRQTIQIARNDIQNISEQLPSLNAHRLSSDRVKSAYMDQFTIGERSLLDLLDSENEYYESSRAYVQASYTLEKARARLLAASGVLVKALGVSRNGVASVSDLAEKELRYDPNHVCPATRTSLDDERNILKRDSDSDGIVDLWDDCVNSAPGAMVDDFGCEASDPEPQTMNTPASAADFTLDDAQVLASFSINISFASNSSKISPEYVSSLSQVIDALEKYDNAGVIIHGHASLDGDAAYNQRLSERRASAVAALLIESTNDIDSRRITSVGYGETRPLVDEESPAANAKNRRIEATIIQL encoded by the coding sequence ATGAAGAAAATACTAACTTTTTGTTTACTTGGCTTAGTGACAATTTCCTTGTCCGCACAAGAATCCTCACCTGGAATGGGTAGTGCTTCTCTTGAGCAATACGTAAGCAAGACTATAAATTCGAACCCTGAAATTCAGGCCAGTTGGAGACAACTCCAAATCGCCATGAAAGATGTCGATATTGCTAAATCAGGTTATCTGCCTTCTGTTGATGTTCTAGCATCAAGTGCTTATACCGAAAGAAACTATGGCTTAGATCAAGACTATGCGGGCCACACCGCTGAAATTAGGTTGACGCAATTGCTTTATGATGGCTTTTTTACCTCCAGTGAGGTCAGTAGATTCAAACAAGCTCAAGTGGTTCGTTACTATGAATTGATGGGCGAAATAGAACAAAAGTCACTAGAAGCTTCATTAGCGTATATTGACGTACAGCTTTATCGCGAGTTACTTTCATTGGCAGAAAAAAATCTAATTACGCATGTGGACGTTTTCAAACAAATTGAAGAAAGTGTAATAGCAGGTGTGGGCAGAAGAGCGGACTTAGAACAAATTAGTGGTCGTCTTTCGCTGTCAGAGTCCAATGTATTAACTGAGCTTTCTAACCTTCATGATGTCACCGCGAGATTTTTAAGGCTTGTAGGGGAAAAGCCTGCTGAAGAGTTGGCCGACGTGTCACTTTCTGACGCTATGCCTGAGTCAGTAGAAATGGAAGTCGAGGCTATTTTGTTAGCGGCATATGAAACTAGCCCGTCTTTTAATGCGACAATTTATAATATTGATGCTCAGCGTTTTGCTATTGATAGCGCAAGAAGTCGCTACCACCCTCAAATTAATCTTACGGCCAGTTACGGGGCGCAAACGCGAGACGAAGCTGCGTTAAATAACACTATTTCAGAAGCAAGCGTGGGGGTTAACTTTTCGTACAATATTTACAACGGAGGTGCAGACAGAGCGGCAATTAGACAAGCACTATCACAGGTGGATTTAGCAAAAGACTTAAGAGATAAAGCGTGCATTGATATGCGCCAAACTATCCAAATTGCGCGTAACGATATTCAAAATATTAGCGAACAGCTTCCTTCCTTAAATGCACACAGATTGTCTTCCGACAGAGTTAAATCAGCTTATATGGATCAGTTCACCATTGGTGAACGTTCACTACTTGATTTACTGGACTCAGAAAATGAGTATTACGAGTCGAGCAGAGCGTATGTACAAGCAAGCTATACATTAGAAAAAGCGAGAGCGCGACTATTGGCTGCGTCGGGCGTGTTGGTTAAAGCGCTAGGTGTAAGCCGAAATGGTGTGGCCAGTGTGAGTGATTTGGCTGAAAAAGAGCTTCGTTACGATCCCAATCACGTGTGCCCAGCTACCCGTACGTCGTTAGATGACGAGCGCAACATTCTGAAACGAGACTCGGATTCTGATGGTATCGTCGATTTATGGGACGATTGCGTTAACTCTGCGCCCGGAGCCATGGTTGATGATTTTGGATGTGAAGCTAGTGACCCTGAGCCACAAACAATGAACACCCCAGCTAGCGCTGCTGATTTCACATTAGACGATGCACAAGTTTTAGCATCTTTTAGTATCAACATATCATTTGCATCAAATTCATCCAAAATTTCGCCTGAATACGTCTCGTCACTATCTCAAGTTATTGATGCACTTGAGAAGTACGACAATGCTGGCGTCATTATTCACGGACATGCCTCGTTAGATGGAGACGCGGCATATAACCAACGCCTCTCAGAACGGCGAGCTAGTGCTGTGGCCGCCTTACTAATTGAGTCCACTAATGACATAGATAGCCGTCGCATAACTTCTGTCGGTTACGGAGAAACACGGCCTCTAGTCGATGAGGAATCACCAGCCGCAAACGCTAAAAATCGTCGAATTGAAGCAACGATAATCCAGCTTTAA